Proteins co-encoded in one Cydia splendana chromosome 11, ilCydSple1.2, whole genome shotgun sequence genomic window:
- the LOC134795207 gene encoding uncharacterized protein LOC134795207, whose product MDDVEGKPEDKPDVSKTKRKHVSSESSSSDSDCSSSSDSSNKKLCTLQWQKYFTILNLVESFRTKAFVKRAEVINMRRNGITKHIKEPLLKAVIRKIPPSSSSLFNAEAFTAKIEHHGGMSLRALQAFPRREQRLTNRPRRAIAITHMQATLSHVMPRHARKMLPRSRICPSGVITIIAILRKDIITVDLRLGPAVPFADVDQDNSKSHKISLKLLENEELPPRGTDTIREVNIDMRFRAGRLAQFYSIWENMNAPDHVLQMLKGYRIPFLQKPPLVYPNRFDNNLKCPQSDEMSHIINQMKEQGVLEVVDPSPSFISTMFIVPKSDGSPRPIFNLKALNRYVMAENFGLINVHRVPNFIQPKDWLCKIDLSQAYFHLPISPSHRRFLRLIYGQEFMQMTCLPFGLSTAPKTFATFTNWIAQVLRDMNIRIIVYLDDFLIAHQDKNMLARHVEVVVRKLETLGWLINYQKSQLTPQKALIYLGVWDAWRNQKRLPDEKIPILIGKIQQMLSAARTNRKTLERLVGLLNFASFTVPRGRLNYRALLNLLNSVPRFLSETFAIPDRVKADLMWWLHHCRTPSPIHLPPPSHFLTTDASDLAWGAQLDDQALTGFWTKSEQTLHCNQKEMLAVQRVLEGHCQYLSNSTVLVQCDNKTVLAYLRNQGGTKSNPLLELTFQIFCILEQYHIHLNLVHIPGKYNSHADHLSRLRQTPEWHLLPGATEKVFSKWGVPQIDLFASHRAHVVMNYASLDQNDPTALFHDAFSQVWNYNLAWVFPPPYLVPKVLAHLNQATGVYLLVVPRWSRVYWRADIRSRAQAAPFTLRSLEKFLIDVTTGLPPPKVQDMVLEVWKCGGGQRT is encoded by the exons ATGGATGATGTAGAAGGAAAGCCTGAAGACAAACCAGATGTCTCTAAAACAAAGCGTAAGCATGTGTCTAGCGAGTCAAGCAGTAGTGACAGTGACTGCTCCAGTTCCTCAGATTCGTCGAA CAAGAAGCTCTGCACGCTGCAGTGGCAGAAATACTTCACTATACTAAATCTGGTGGAGAGTTTTCGTACGAAAGCTTTCGTGAAAAG AGCCGAGGTGATAAACATGAGACGAAATGGAATCACGAAGCATATCAAAGAGCCTTTGCTTAAAGCGGTCATACGCAAGATACCGCCATCTAGTTCGTCGCTGTTTAACGCCGAAGCATTCACAGCCAAGATTGAGCACCATGGTGGA ATGAGTTTAAGGGCACTACAGGCGTTCCCTCGCAGGGAACAGCGCCTCACAAACCGCCCTCGCAGGGCTATTGCAATCACGCACATGCAAGCAACACTTTCACATGTAATGCCCAGGCATGCCAGGAAAATGCTGCCGCGCAGCCGTATATGCCCCAGCGGGGTAATTACAATCATAGCTATCCTTCGCAAGGATATAATAACAGTGGATTTAAGGCTGGGCCCAGCGGTTCCTTTCGCGGACGTCGATCAAGACAACAGCAAAAGCCACAAAATCAGCCTAAAATTGCTCGAAAACGAGGAGCTTCCCCCGCGGGGTACAGATACAATAAGAGAGGTAAATATTGACATGAGGTTCAGGGCAGGCCGGCTGGCACAGTTTTACAGCATATGGGAGAACATGAACGCACCGGACCACGTGCTACAGATGTTAAAGGGGTATCGCATACCCTTCTTACAAAAGCCACCTCTGGTTTATCCGAACCGTTTCGACAACAACCTAAAATGTCCACAGTCAGACGAGATGTCGCATATCATCAATCAGATGAAAGAACAGGGTGTCCTAGAGGTCGTGGATCCGTCTCCCAGCTTCATATCAACGATGTTTATAGTGCCCAAAAGCGACGGCTCGCCCCGGcctattttcaatttaaaggcTTTAAACCGGTATGTAATGGCCGAAAATTTTGGATTGATAAACGTGCACCGCGTGCCAAATTTCATTCAGCCGAAAGACTGGCTATGCAAGATAGATTTGTCCCAAGCGTACTTCCATCTGCCGATAAGCCCATCGCACAGACGATTTCTACGCCTTATCTATGGCCAAGAGTTCATGCAGATGACCTGTTTACCGTTCGGGCTCAGTACTGCGCCAAAGACCTTTGCGACTTTTACCAATTGGATAGCACAGGTTCTAAGGGACATGAATATAAGAATAATAGTATACCTCGACGATTTCCTTATTGCCCACCAAGACAAGAACATGCTCGCCAGGCATGTCGAGGTGGTCGTAAGGAAATTAGAAACGCTAGGGTGGTTAATCAATTATCAAAAATCTCAATTGACCCCCCAAAAAGCCCTGATATACTTAGGCGTGTGGGATGCCTGGAGAAACCAGAAAAGACTTCCAGACGAAAAGATCCCTATTTTGATTGGCAAAATTCAACAAATGCTTTCCGCTGCGAGAACCAACCGGAAAACTTTAGAGAGGTTAGTGGGACTTTTGAACTTCGCAAGTTTTACGGTTCCAAGGGGAAGGTTAAACTACCGAGCCCTGCTAAACCTTCTGAACTCTGTGCCGCGATTTTTGAGCGAGACTTTTGCCATCCCCGACAGGGTCAAAGCGGACTTGATGTGGTGGTTGCACCATTGTCGCACGCCTTCACCGATCCACCTGCCTCCGCCGTCCCACTTCTTAACAACGGATGCGTCAGACCTGGCCTGGGGTGCACAGTTGGACGATCAAGCTCTGACTGGATTTTGGACAAAATCGGAGCAGACGTTGCACTGCAATCAGAAAGAGATGCTAGCTGTTCAAAGGGTATTAGAAGGTCACTGTCAGTACCTGAGCAACTCTACAGTACTTGTGCAATGCGACAACAAAACTGTGCTAGCCTACTTGCGCAACCAGGGCGGAACAAAATCGAATCCACTCCTGGAATTAACATTCCAGATATTTTGCATCCTAGAGCAGTATCACATCCATCTAAACTTAGTTCACATACCGGGCAAATACAACAGCCATGCAGATCACCTGTCACGGTTGCGTCAGACTCCGGAGTGGCATCTGCTTCCGGGAGCCACAGAAAAAGTATTTTCAAAATGGGGTGTTCCCCAGATCGATCTGTTCGCGTCTCACAGGGCGCATGTAGTAATGAACTATGCCTCACTGGACCAGAACGATCCGACGGCATTATTTCACGACGCGTTTTCACAAGTATGGAATTACAACCTGGCGTGGGTGTTCCCGCCTCCTTACCTGGTCCCGAAAGTGCTAGCCCATCTCAACCAAGCAACGGGCGTGTATCTGCTAGTAGTTCCACGATGGAGTCGCGTTTATTGGAGAGCGGACATCAGGTCACGCGCTCAAGCAGCCCCGTTCACTCTGCGGTCCCTGGAAAAGTTCCTGATCGACGTCACGACGGGATTGCCTCCACCGAAAGTTCAGGACATGGTCCTAGAAGTGTGGAAGTGTGGGGGTGGTCAAAGAACCTAA